One genomic window of Mauremys mutica isolate MM-2020 ecotype Southern chromosome 5, ASM2049712v1, whole genome shotgun sequence includes the following:
- the LOC123370813 gene encoding maestro heat-like repeat-containing protein family member 2B, with translation MEAPERQGIISILAFSAESHLDLTLNALQEFGAAMSKVKIPGFISRLKDYHHGRRGKTRSTLMLTYSSVAVHAPKDQLLSRVEADITGNILLHYRASCQVLGITVVNKDMNLKLTLIHNVMEISCAILETRDSQEFEFSLQTGAPWLHAGLH, from the exons ATGGAAGCCCCTGAGAGACAG GGAATCATTTCCATCCTCGCATTCTCTGCTGAGAGCCACTTGGACCTCACCCTGAACGCACTTCAGGAGTTTGGGGCTGCAATGAGCAAGGTTAAGATTCCTGGGTTCATCAGCCGCCTGAAG GACTACCACCATGGGAGAAGAGGCAAGACTCGCAGCACCCTGATGCTGACCTACAGCAGCGTGGCTGTCCATGCTCCAAAAGATCAGCTTCTCTCCCGAGTAGAGGCAGACATCACAGGGAACATCCTTCTCCATTACAGAGCCAGTTGTCAG GTGCTGGGCATCACTGTTGTGAACAAG GACATGAACCTAAAATTAACCCTCATCCACAATGTCATGGAGATTAGCTGTGCCATCTTGGAGACCAGAGACTCCCAAGAGTTCGAATTCTCATTACAAACTGGAGCTCCTTGGCTACATGCTG GACTTCATTAA